A portion of the Oxynema aestuarii AP17 genome contains these proteins:
- a CDS encoding NACHT C-terminal alpha/beta 1 domain-containing protein, giving the protein MILASTFAPINLAQTLQHLPLYCLNADLLADETREREIALTVSELIWEITCPDEDPPKPATPAELRRDLKTLKRRNFLPHGAILFGSETVSTPTQPTPELIAFCQKLTGVIAVGFLTEEPLEAPLKGFPPNQPNLLSAIETWLKEI; this is encoded by the coding sequence ATAATCCTAGCATCAACTTTCGCCCCCATAAACCTCGCCCAAACCCTGCAACACCTGCCCCTGTATTGCCTCAACGCGGACCTCCTCGCTGACGAAACCCGCGAACGGGAAATCGCCCTCACCGTCAGCGAACTGATTTGGGAAATCACTTGTCCCGACGAAGACCCCCCCAAACCCGCCACCCCGGCAGAACTGCGCCGAGACCTCAAAACCCTAAAACGCCGTAACTTCCTCCCCCACGGAGCCATCCTCTTCGGTAGCGAAACCGTTTCCACCCCGACCCAACCCACCCCAGAACTCATAGCCTTTTGCCAAAAACTGACGGGGGTAATTGCCGTGGGCTTCCTCACGGAGGAACCCCTAGAAGCGCCCTTAAAAGGCTTTCCCCCCAATCAACCGAATCTGTTATCTGCCATTGAAACCTGGTTAAAGGAGATTTGA